One segment of Calypte anna isolate BGI_N300 chromosome 4A, bCalAnn1_v1.p, whole genome shotgun sequence DNA contains the following:
- the THEGL gene encoding testicular haploid expressed gene protein-like, with the protein MAHAHDPRLVLGNQETIWTLSRASMRTQPSPRIVALAKPKQDFCKHRCRPLFKYSCGRESTIWERPPLVDFGLPSDRLLKLSEPKKCQAAYLQQRPRQSPQWPVSPAALSHKASLRTQELARPKTVHPDFLLGREVSSLAQKAIASPRVLELAKAKPVHAQYVPLRDAEWPVSKAAQQATMTPRLEELAQPCKRPSMSLVQLNPDAFTVKEAAKKAICSARIQELARPIKR; encoded by the exons ATGGCTCATGCACATGATCCCAG ACTCGTGTTGGGAAACCAGGAGACAATCTGGACTCTCTCACGAGCTTCTATGAGAACTCAGCCATCTCCAAGAATAGTGGCACTGGCCAAGCCCAAGCAAGATTTTTGCAAGCACCGGTGCAG ACCCCTCTTCAAGTACAGCTGTGGACGGGAATCAACGATCTGGGAGCGTCCCCCACTGGTGGATTTTGGCCTCCCCTCTGATCGGCTCCTGAAGTTGTCTGAACCTAAAAAATGCCAGGCTGCCTACCTGCAACAAAG ACCTCGCCAGTCCCCTCAGTGGCCCGTGTCACCAGCTGCACTGAGCCATAAGGCTTCCCTGAGGACCCAGGAGCTTGCCCGGCCAAAGACAGTGCACCCTGACTTCCTTCTGGGAAGAGAG GTTTCCAGCTTGGCTCAGAAAGCAATTGCGAGCCCTCGGGTCCTGGAGCTGGCAAAGGCAAAACCAGTGCATGCTCAGTATGTGCCCCTCAGGGATGCTGAGTGGCCAGTGTCAAAGGCTGCACAGCAAGCAACGATGACACCAAGGCTCGAGGAACTGGCCCAGCCTTGCAAAAG GCCTTCTATGAGCTTGGTTCAATTAAACCCAGACGCGTTCACAGTGAAGGAGGCTGCTAAGAAAGCAATTTGTTCTGCTCGGATCCAGGAGCTGGCTCGTCCAATTAAGCGCTGA